The Macaca fascicularis isolate 582-1 chromosome 1, T2T-MFA8v1.1 genome includes a window with the following:
- the DARS2 gene encoding aspartate--tRNA ligase, mitochondrial isoform X3, which produces MKKTEALRLQYRYLDLRSFQMQYNLRLRSQMVMKMREYLCNLHGFVDIETPTLFKRTPGGAKEFLVPSREPGKFYSLPQSPQQFKQLLMVGGLDRYFQVARCYRDEGSRPDRQPEFTQIDIEMSFVDQTGIQSLIEGLLQYSWPNDKDPVVVPFPTVTFTEALATYGTDKPDTRFGMKIIDISDVFRNTEIGFLQDALSKPHGTVKAICIPEGAKYLKRKDIESIRKFAADHFNQEILPVFLNANRNWNSPVASFIMESQRLELIRLMDTQEEDVVLLTAGEHNKACSLLGKLRLECADLLETRGMVLRDPTLFSFLWVVDFPLFLPKEENPRELESAHHPFTAPHPSDIHLLYTEPKKARSQHYDLVLNGNEIGGGSIRIHNAELQRYILATLLKEDVKMLSHLLQALDYGAPPHGGIALGLDRLICLVTGSPSIRDVIAFPKSFRGHDLMSNAPDSIPSEELKPYHIRVSWPTDSKAERAH; this is translated from the exons ATGAAG AAAACAGAGGCTCTTCGGTTGCAGTATCGCTACTTAGATTTGCGTAGTTTCCAAATGCAATATAACCTGCGACTGAGGTCCCAGATGGTCATGAAGATGCGGGAATATCTCTGTAATCTGCATG GGTTTGTGGATATAGAAACCCCCACATTGTTTAAGAGGACCCCAGGG GGTGCCAAAGAGTTTTTAGTACCATCCAGGGAACCTGGAAAGTTTTATTCTCTCCCTCAGAGTCCTCAACAGTTTAAGCAACTTTTGATGGTTGGCGGTTTAGACAG ATATTTTCAGGTTGCCCGATGTTATCGAGATGAAGGTTCAAGACCAGACAGACAGCCTGAATTTACTCAG ATTGACATAGAGATGTCTTTTGTAGACCAGACTGGGATCCAGAGTTTAATTGAGGGTTTGCTCCAATATTCCTGGCCCAATGACAAAGATCCTGTGGTTGTTCCTTTTCCCACTGTGACTTTTACTGAGGCGCTGGCCACCTATGGAACTGATAAACCCGACACTCGCTTTGGAATGAAG ATTATAGATATCAGTGATGTGTTCAGAAACACAGAGATTGGATTTCTTCAAGATGCACTTAGTAAGCCCCATGGAACTGTGAAAGCCATATGTATCCCTGAAGGAGCA aaatacttaaaaaggaaagacattGAATCCatcagaaaatttgcagctgaCCATTTTAATCAG GAAATCTTACCTGTATTCCTTAACGCCAATAGAAACTGGAATTCTCCAGTTGCTAGCTTCATAATGGAATCGCAAAGATTGGAATTAATAAGACTAATGGACACCCAAGAGGAAGATGTGGTCCTACTAACTGCTGGAGAGCACAATAAAGCA TGTTCTTTGTTGGGAAAATTACGACTGGAATGTGCTGACCTTCTAGAAACAAGAGGAATGGTGCTCCGTGACCCCactctgttctcttttctttgggtGGTAGATTTCCCACTCTTCCTCCCCAAGGAGGAAAATCCCAGAGAGCTGGAATCGGCCCACCACCCATTTACTGCTCCCCACCCCAGTGACATACACCTCCTGTACACTGAGCCCAAAAAG GCCCGTAGCCAACACTATGACTTGGTTTTAAATGGCAATGAAATAGGAGGTGGTTCGATTCGAATTCACAATGCAGAGCTACAGCGTTATATCCTGGCAACTTTACTAAAG GAGGATGTGAAAATGCTCTCCCATCTGCTCCAGGCTTTAGATTATGGGGCACCCCCTCATGGAGGAATTGCCTTAG GGTTAGACAGACTGATATGCCTTGTCACTGGATCTCCAAGCATCAGAGATGTCATAGCCTTCCCAAAGTCCTTTCGGGGACATGACCTCATGAGTAATGCCCCAGATTCTATCCCTTCTGAGGAACTGAAGCCCTATCATATCCGAGTCTCCTGGCCAACAGACTCCAAAGCAGAAAGAGCTCATTGA
- the DARS2 gene encoding aspartate--tRNA ligase, mitochondrial isoform X2, whose protein sequence is MPTGEIEIKVKTAELLNACKKLPFEIKDFMKKTEALRLQYRYLDLRSFQMQYNLRLRSQMVMKMREYLCNLHGFVDIETPTLFKRTPGGAKEFLVPSREPGKFYSLPQSPQQFKQLLMVGGLDRYFQVARCYRDEGSRPDRQPEFTQIDIEMSFVDQTGIQSLIEGLLQYSWPNDKDPVVVPFPTVTFTEALATYGTDKPDTRFGMKIIDISDVFRNTEIGFLQDALSKPHGTVKAICIPEGAKYLKRKDIESIRKFAADHFNQEILPVFLNANRNWNSPVASFIMESQRLELIRLMDTQEEDVVLLTAGEHNKACSLLGKLRLECADLLETRGMVLRDPTLFSFLWVVDFPLFLPKEENPRELESAHHPFTAPHPSDIHLLYTEPKKARSQHYDLVLNGNEIGGGSIRIHNAELQRYILATLLKEDVKMLSHLLQALDYGAPPHGGIALGLDRLICLVTGSPSIRDVIAFPKSFRGHDLMSNAPDSIPSEELKPYHIRVSWPTDSKAERAH, encoded by the exons AAAACAGAGGCTCTTCGGTTGCAGTATCGCTACTTAGATTTGCGTAGTTTCCAAATGCAATATAACCTGCGACTGAGGTCCCAGATGGTCATGAAGATGCGGGAATATCTCTGTAATCTGCATG GGTTTGTGGATATAGAAACCCCCACATTGTTTAAGAGGACCCCAGGG GGTGCCAAAGAGTTTTTAGTACCATCCAGGGAACCTGGAAAGTTTTATTCTCTCCCTCAGAGTCCTCAACAGTTTAAGCAACTTTTGATGGTTGGCGGTTTAGACAG ATATTTTCAGGTTGCCCGATGTTATCGAGATGAAGGTTCAAGACCAGACAGACAGCCTGAATTTACTCAG ATTGACATAGAGATGTCTTTTGTAGACCAGACTGGGATCCAGAGTTTAATTGAGGGTTTGCTCCAATATTCCTGGCCCAATGACAAAGATCCTGTGGTTGTTCCTTTTCCCACTGTGACTTTTACTGAGGCGCTGGCCACCTATGGAACTGATAAACCCGACACTCGCTTTGGAATGAAG ATTATAGATATCAGTGATGTGTTCAGAAACACAGAGATTGGATTTCTTCAAGATGCACTTAGTAAGCCCCATGGAACTGTGAAAGCCATATGTATCCCTGAAGGAGCA aaatacttaaaaaggaaagacattGAATCCatcagaaaatttgcagctgaCCATTTTAATCAG GAAATCTTACCTGTATTCCTTAACGCCAATAGAAACTGGAATTCTCCAGTTGCTAGCTTCATAATGGAATCGCAAAGATTGGAATTAATAAGACTAATGGACACCCAAGAGGAAGATGTGGTCCTACTAACTGCTGGAGAGCACAATAAAGCA TGTTCTTTGTTGGGAAAATTACGACTGGAATGTGCTGACCTTCTAGAAACAAGAGGAATGGTGCTCCGTGACCCCactctgttctcttttctttgggtGGTAGATTTCCCACTCTTCCTCCCCAAGGAGGAAAATCCCAGAGAGCTGGAATCGGCCCACCACCCATTTACTGCTCCCCACCCCAGTGACATACACCTCCTGTACACTGAGCCCAAAAAG GCCCGTAGCCAACACTATGACTTGGTTTTAAATGGCAATGAAATAGGAGGTGGTTCGATTCGAATTCACAATGCAGAGCTACAGCGTTATATCCTGGCAACTTTACTAAAG GAGGATGTGAAAATGCTCTCCCATCTGCTCCAGGCTTTAGATTATGGGGCACCCCCTCATGGAGGAATTGCCTTAG GGTTAGACAGACTGATATGCCTTGTCACTGGATCTCCAAGCATCAGAGATGTCATAGCCTTCCCAAAGTCCTTTCGGGGACATGACCTCATGAGTAATGCCCCAGATTCTATCCCTTCTGAGGAACTGAAGCCCTATCATATCCGAGTCTCCTGGCCAACAGACTCCAAAGCAGAAAGAGCTCATTGA